The nucleotide window ATCATCAACTTGGCATTTATCAATTTATAGATGAAATCTATCAAAATAGAATACGTACTCATTATCGGAATGAAAAGATTCAAAGATTAAAAGAATATGATTATCATCATAATACGGATTTATTATCTACTTTAGAAATTTATTTGGATTGTGATTGCAATAGTCAAAAAGCAAGCGAAAAAATACATATTCACCCTAATACATTAAATTATCGATTAAAAAGAGTTATAGAAATTGGACAATTAGATTTCAGTAACTTTAATGAAAAAACTACATTATATATAGACTTAAAATTAGAAAAAAATTTTTACAAATAAAAATATACTGTTGTAATTCTATAGAATTACAACAGTATATTTTTATTTGTATTATTTTTAGATCATATTTTTATCTACATATACTGTAAGCTTACTTAAACAGTTTACATAACTTCCAAATTCATTATCATACCAACCAAAAATTTTTGCATGAGTAACTGGTAAATTAATATTTTGAGTAATGTTTACCCCATACTCTTGTAAACTAGCAACATCTAATTGTAAGAATCCTGTTCTAGTATGGGTTTCATGCCCTTCAATAGTTATAGCTGCTAAAGAACCAGCAATATCCGAAGAGACATTTTGTTCGTTGCTAAATACAAGAAGATCTTTTTGAGATCCTTGAGCAGCATTTTTATAAATATTATTAATAAATTCTCTATTTATAATAGGTTCTCCAGTTTCATTTAAATCTGTACGAAAAGTGATATTTAAAGCAATAAGAGATGCTGTATTTGTGGGAACTCTTACTGAATCGGCCATAAAACCTACTTTTTTTATTTCAGGAAGAATTTCTTCAAGAGCTATTGCAGCTCCTGTAGAAGTAGGAATAATATTATTAAAGATAGATCTATTTTTTCGTAAGTCTTTACTTCCGGCTTTAGGTGGTCTATCAAGAATACTTTGATTATTAGTAGAGGCATGTACAGTAGACATAGAAGCAGTAATAATATGGGAAGTTTCTTTGGTATCAAGAAGTGCTTTCATCATATGAGCTAAACCTGTAGTAGTACAACTAGCTGCTGATAAAATATGATGATTAGCAGGATCATATTTTGCATGATTTACTCCGTAAACAAACATAGCACTATCACCAGGTATTTTTTGAGAGGAATCTTTTATCTTAAAGGGAGCACTTATAATCACTTTTTCAGCTCCAGCTTCTAAGTGTCCTCTAATGCTACCTTTTGGATAATCTGCAGAAATAGTAGGGTCTAAAAATTGACCTGTACAATCTACAACCAATCTAACGCCTTCTTTTGTCCAATCGATATTTTTAGGATTTCTTTCTTTTTTAAGGACTTTTACCACCATTCCATTAATTTCAAAGGTGCACTCATTTTCATTTAATATTTTTTTATTACATGATTTTCCAGTATACCCATATAAAAAACGATCTAAAGAGTTATAAGTAGTATCTGTAGTCAAATAATGAAGAATATCTTCTACTTTTTTTCCAACTTCACGGCCAGCATTGATTACGATTCCATCAAAATGCTTTAAATAAAGCTGATTCCATAATGTAA belongs to Garciella nitratireducens DSM 15102 and includes:
- a CDS encoding glyceraldehyde 3-phosphate dehydrogenase NAD-binding domain-containing protein; translation: MNLPLKSKRILGINGIGRIGKLTLWNQLYLKHFDGIVINAGREVGKKVEDILHYLTTDTTYNSLDRFLYGYTGKSCNKKILNENECTFEINGMVVKVLKKERNPKNIDWTKEGVRLVVDCTGQFLDPTISADYPKGSIRGHLEAGAEKVIISAPFKIKDSSQKIPGDSAMFVYGVNHAKYDPANHHILSAASCTTTGLAHMMKALLDTKETSHIITASMSTVHASTNNQSILDRPPKAGSKDLRKNRSIFNNIIPTSTGAAIALEEILPEIKKVGFMADSVRVPTNTASLIALNITFRTDLNETGEPIINREFINNIYKNAAQGSQKDLLVFSNEQNVSSDIAGSLAAITIEGHETHTRTGFLQLDVASLQEYGVNITQNINLPVTHAKIFGWYDNEFGSYVNCLSKLTVYVDKNMI